The proteins below come from a single Bactrocera tryoni isolate S06 unplaced genomic scaffold, CSIRO_BtryS06_freeze2 scaffold_557, whole genome shotgun sequence genomic window:
- the LOC120781305 gene encoding uncharacterized protein LOC120781305, producing MASLSNEGIENILQNLVDDDFHGESCSEDGEISEVGDNLSIHTGEEDEIGVDDISDDGNDPVNSTKALLKGKNGHIWSTVARTSSKTPRRNKICVSIQRLARGAAQNIVTEKDAFTTLLTEEIIDLIVLYTNQEIDRRAPKYENQRYVHKTDSTEFKALIGLLLFSAINKDNRKSANDMWSAFSAAVYKSIMSAADYVKKLVQTIKSSCRNVTYDNCAEDLGIKDDFRFYQDNDPKHTSGIVQTWLIYNCPHVMKPPAQSPDLNVIENLWSILDTNIRKRQISNKNDLKVALMEEWAKIPPETTKKLVESMPKRLKMVIDEKGGHTKY from the exons atGGCTTCGCTTTCAAATGAAGGAATTGAAAACATACTGCAAAATCTTGTTGATGATGATTTTCACGGTGAGTCCTGTTCTGAAGATGGCGAGATATCCGAAGTAGGGGATAATTTATCCATACATACAGGAGAAGAAGACGAAATTGGTGTTGATGACATAAGTGACGACGGTAATGATCCAGTAAATTCAACGAAAGCGTTATTAAAAGGTAAGAATGGACATATTTGGTCAACTGTTGCACGAACTTCGAGTAAGACACCACGCAGAAACAAAATCTGTGTATCTATTCAACGACTGGCGAGGGGTGCTGCTCAAAACATTGTAACTGAAAAGGATGCATTTACAACTTTACTTACCGAGGAAATAATTGACTTAATTGTGTTATACACTAATCAAGAAATTGACCGACGTGctccaaaatatgaaaatcagcgatatgttcaTAAAACTGATAGTACAGAATTCAAAGCGTTGATAGGCCTTTTGCTCTTTTCTGCTATAAATAAAGACAATCGTAAAAGTGCAAACGATATGTGGTCAGCATTTAGTGCTGCTGTTTACAAATCAATTATGAGTGCAGCAGATTATGTGAAGAAGCTAGTCCAAACTATTAAAAGTTCCTGCCGCAATGTTACCTATGATAATTG CGCCGAGGATCTAGGAATAAAGGACGATTTTAGATTTTACCAAGACAACGATCCCAAACATACTTCGGGAATCGTTCAAACTTGGCTAATTTACAATTGCCCTCATGTGATGAAACCACCGGCGCAATCACCCGACCTGAACGTGATTGAAAATCTGTGGTCAATTTTGGATACCAATATTCGCAAACGACAGATCTCCAATAAAAACGATCTTAAAGTTGCGTTAATGGAGGAGTGGGCTAAAATACCTCCAGAAACAACCAAAAAGTTGGTGGAATCTATGCCAAAGCGCCTAAAAATGGTCATAGACGAAAAGGGAGgccatacaaaatattaa